ATCTTCTTACACATCAAAACCCAACGGTTGAATAATCCTTGTAAGTCTTTGTCCAGTTCTGCGACTTTTTTGCCTTCTGCAACGGTGCGAACAATAACACCAAACCCCTTGGGTTTTATACTTTGTAAGAGCCGTTTTAAGCGTTCTTTTTCGGCTTTACTTTCAATTTTTTGAGAGATGGAAATTCTATCGGAAAAGGGCACTAATACCAAGTACCTTCCTGCTATGGAGAGTTCCGAGCTGATTCTGGGTCCCTTGGTTGATATCGGCTCTTTAACGATTTGAACCAATATGGGCTGATTGGCTTTGAGCACCTCCATTACTGAACCATCTTTATTGATGTCGGGTTCAAGTGAAAAATCTTTCAGTGAAAAATCTTTCAATTTTCCAGAAATTACGTTTTTCACGAATTTCAATAAAGTGGATAGCTGAGGGCCTAAGTCGTGGTAGTGGAGAAAGGCATCTTTTTCGTACCCAACATCAACAAAGGCGGCATTGAGCCCTTGTACGGGTTTTCGTATTTTTGCCAACATAATGTCTCCAACAGCCAAATCATTGTTGTCCTCTTCCCTATGTAACTCAATGAGTCTTCCTTCTTTCAATAAGGCAAAATCGACATCAGAGGAACCGGAACGTATAACCAATTCTTTATTCACTCTGTGGATTTTTTTGGGGAGTTTGCTTAAAACAGACTCCGTTAAACATAGTTTAATGCAACAAATTGCGAGTTTTCCATACTATTAAATGAATAACTCGCAATTGTTTGTTTCAATGAACGTTTCTCAACAAGAAAAAGTAGTATAAAACTACTTTTTCTTTTTATGACGGTTAGCTCTTGCTCTTTTTTTACGTTTGTGATTAGCTACCTTATGTCTTTTTCTTTTTTTTCCGCTTGGCATAGATTTACGTTTATCGGATTAATTATTTAACTTTTACTTTTGCTTTTACTCCTTCAACAAACACTTTTGCAGGTTTGAAAGCTGGAATGTTGTGTGCAGGAATTTTTAAAGTGGTATTTTTAGAAATGTTTCTTCCTGTTTTTTCAGCTCTTGTTTTGATGATGAAACTTCCGAAACCTCTCAAATAAACGTTGTTACCGCTTTCTAAAGAAGCTTTTACTTCCTCCATAAAGTTTTCTACCGTTGCTTGTACGTCAGCCTTATCAAGTCCCAATTTTTCTGAGATTTTTGATACGATTTCTGCTTTTGTCATTTTATATTTCTTTAAATTGTTAATACATTGAGGTTGCAAATATAGTAATTAATAATAAAAATAACATAGTTAATTGGTTAAATTTTAAACAAATAGCACTTTTAAAAGGTTTGCTCTAAGTAATAAAAAACAAAAATCACGTCTTTTTATTTATTAAAGTGTTGTTTTTTAGTGTTTTATTCAAAATTCTGTATTTGGTAGTGATACTGATGTCGCTCTTTGAATATCGTTCCAAAATTCGGGGTATGATTTGCTTACTACCTGATAATTATTGATAACGATAGGCATTTTTAACATTAGCGGAGCGAAAGCCATAGCCATACGATGGTCGTTGTAGGTGTCAATAGCGATATTTTCCTGTATGCTATCACTACATTTAATGCTTAAACTGTCTTGCGAAGTAGTAACTTGAGCACCAAGTTTGCATAGTTCGTTTTTTAGAGCTGTTAATCGGTC
This genomic window from Capnocytophaga canimorsus contains:
- a CDS encoding HU family DNA-binding protein, whose protein sequence is MTKAEIVSKISEKLGLDKADVQATVENFMEEVKASLESGNNVYLRGFGSFIIKTRAEKTGRNISKNTTLKIPAHNIPAFKPAKVFVEGVKAKVKVK